In the Flavobacteriales bacterium genome, TCTTCCTCATTCAACAGGATAAAGTCCTCACGGTTTTCAATCTTGCAGATGGCAACCGCATCGGTGAGTTCACCATCCACTTTTACATCCTTCAGGTGGGCGATCATCAGATCACCCGCATCAATGGAAATATCAATCGCGGTCTCATAATGGTGCTGTGCAATGGCTTTGGATTGCTCATGCAGCGATGCCGGCTTTGAAAAGATGGCTTTGGCTGCCTTCCAGAGGGGATGCACGGCATGTTCATCAAACACAAAATACTCCGGGGAAGAAAATGGGTTACCGATATACCTTTTGACGATATCCTGAAGCTCCTGCCTTTTTACATTCACAGAAGTTTCCGTAAGCATCAGGATCTCTCCTTCGGTCTGGTTACCTACGCGGTGTACAAAGAGACCGGTGATCGTTGCATCTTGATAATGGATCATAACTATCGAAATAATAAGGCTTGCAAAAGTAAATGAATTGCCGGTTTCCCGTTACATATTCCTGCGGTACTGTCCTCCCACCTCGAACAGGCCCTCGGTAATTTGGCCCAGGCTACAGGCTTTTACCGCATCCATGAGACTTGCGAAGACATTGCCACTATGCAAGGCAGTTTCCTGTACCTTATCCAATGCAGCGGAAGAGGAATCTTTTTTCGCATCATGCAAATCGGCAACCGTTTGAATCTGCACCTGTTTTTCTGTTTCCGTAGCGCGGATAACCTCACCGGGGGTGATGGTCGGGGAGCCTTCGTTGCTCAGGAACGTATTCACACCGATCAATGGAAGATCGCCTGTGTGCTTGAGGGTCTCATAATAAAGACTTTCCTCCTGGATCTTGCCACGCTGGTACATGGTTTCCATGGCTCCTAACACACCGCCGCGTTCCGTGATCCGGTCGAATTCAGCCATGACAGCTTCTTCCACCAGGTCGGTCAGCTCTTCGATGATAAAGCTTCCCTGGATAGGGTTTTCGTTCTTGGCCAGACCGAGTTCATGATTGATGATCAGCTGAATGGCCATCGCACGGCGTACGCTTTCTTCCGTTGGTGTGGTGATCGCCTCATCATAGGCATTGGTGTGCAGACTGTTGCAGTTATCGTAAATAGCGTACAGCGCCTGCAGGGTCGTACGTATATCATTGAAAGCAATCTCCTGTGCATGTAAAGAGCGGCCACTGGTTTGAATATGATACTTCAATTTCTGGCTTCGCTCATCCGCTTCATATTTATCCCTCATGGCCTTAGCCCAAATACGGCGCGCCACCCTGCCGATCACCGCATACTCCGGATCGATGCCATTGCTGAAGAAAAAGCTCAGGTTGGGGGCAAATGCGCTGATGTCCATTCCCCGGCTCAGGTAGTACTCCACATAAGTAAACCCATTGGCCAGCGTAAAGGCAAGCTGGGTGATAGGGTTGGCACCGGCTTCCGCGATATGATAACCGCTGATGCTCACAGAATAGAAATTACGGACCTGATGTTCGATAAAATAGGATTGGACATCACCCATCAGCTTCAGCGCAAACTCGGTGCTGAAGATGCATGTATTCTGTGCCTGGTCTTCTTTGAGGATATCTGCCTGAACCGTTCCACGAACCGAGGTCAGAGCACGTACGCGGCATTCTTCATAAACCTTTTCAGGCAGCACCTGATCGCCGGTCACCCCCAGCAAAAGGAGGCCAAGGCCATCATTCCCTTCAGGCAATCCGCCTTTCACAGAATCAGCAAGGTATTCAGGTGTTTGCCCTTTGATGTTGCTTTCGCCGTGATATTGCGGACGATTCCTGCCTTTATATATCTCCGATATCTTCTTCCTCACCTCGTCGGTCAGGTTATTTTCAAGGATATATTTCTCACATTGCTGATCAATGGCTGCATTCAGGAAGAAGGCCAGCAGCATAGGCGCCGGACCGTTGATGGTCATGGACACGCTGGTTTTCGGATCGCACAGATCGAAACCACTGTATAGTTTCTTGGCATCATCCAGGCAGCAGATGCTTACCCCGGAATTCCCGATCTTCCCGTAAATGTCAGGGCGTTCACCCGGGTCCCGGCCGTAAAGGGTAACGCTGTCAAATGCGGTAGACAAGCGTTTGGCCGGCATTCCCAGGCTTACATAATGAAAGCGTTTGTTTGTACGTTCAGGGCCACCTTCTCCTGCAAACATCCGGGTTGGATCCTCCCCTTCCCTCTTGAATGGGAACACGCCGGCAGTGAACGGAAATTCTCCGGGTACATTTTCCTGGAGGTTCCAGCGAAGCAGATCGCCCCAGGCTTCGTACTTCGGAAGACTGATCTTGGGAATGCGTTGATGAGACAATGACTGACTGGATGTCTGCACTTTCACTTCCTTGTCACGCACTTTATAGGAATAGGTGTCACCGGCATACTTCTGTACCTTCCCCGGCCAGTCTTTCAGTAACGTCAGGTTTTTCGGATCAAGCTTATCCAGAAGCAACAGGTACTGCTCTTTCAACTCTTTGATAGCGCCTTTTGCATCCGCAGGTAATTCACCTTTTTCTTTGGGAACCGGATCGGTTGATTCGCCGGAAAGGGATTGTATGGCAAGGGTAATCCCATATAATTTCTGGGCGATGTCCTTTTGCTTCCCTGTCCATTGGTTGTATTTCCGCACGGTTTCACTGATCTCACTCAGGTATCTTGTTCTGGACGGTGGGATCACGTGGATCTTCTCACTGTCTCCGACGGCGCCTTCAAACGAAGAAACCAGATCCGCTCCGGTTCGCTCAGCAATCACCGTCATCAGTTTCATGTAAAGCGCGTTGGTTCCGGAATCGTTGAACTGACTGGCGATGGTCCCGAAGACAGGCACATCCTCATCCTTCATCTCAAACAACTTGCGGTTGCGCTTGTATTGCTTACGCACATCGCGCAGGGCATCACCGGATCCGCGCTTATCAAACTTATTCAGGGAGATAACATCCGCAAAATCCAGCATGTCAATCTTCTCAAGCTGTGAGGCCGCGCCATACTCGGGGGTCATCACGTAGAGGCTCACATCACAGTGGTCCACAATCTCCGTATCGCTCTGGCCGATGCCGGATGTTTCCAGGATGACCAGATCAAACTCCGATGCTTTCAGAATATCCACAGCTTCCTGCACATGCTTGCTTACCGCCAGGTTGCTCTGACGGGTTGCGAGGGAGCGCATGTAACACCTTTCATTGAAAATGCTGTTCATCCGGATGCGGTCGCCCAGAAGTGCGCCTCCGGTTTTACGCTTGGATGGATCAACGGAAATAATGCCGATATGCTTCTCAGGAAAATCGATCAGAAAGCGTCGTACCACTTCATCAATCAGCGAGCTCTTCCCCGCACCGCCGGTACCTGTGATACCGAGTACGGGTACGCCGGATTCCTTTGCCTTTTTACTGATACCTGCCAGTATCTTTTCGTGCTTATCATGATGATTTTCGGCTGCGGAGATCAATCGGGCCAGATCCGCCTGCTTCTTATCGGTGATCCGGGTCGCCTCGCCGTTCAGGTTGATACCGGTCCCGAAATCGCTTTGTTTCAACAGATCGTTGATCATCCCCTGGAGTCCCAATTCCCTGCCATCGTCCGGATGGTATATCCTTGCGATACCGTAATCCTGAAGTTCTTTGATCTCATCAGGAAGAATAGTCCCGCCGCCGCCACCAAAGATGCGGATATGCCCGCATCCGCGCTCTTTCAAGAGGTCGTACATGTACTTGAAGTATTCCATGTGGCCTCCCTGATAAGAAGTCATGGCGATGGCATTCGCATCTTCCTGTATGGCGCAATCCACCACTTCCTGTACACTGCGATCGTGGCCAAGGTGGATCACTTCCACGCCGGAAGCCTGGATGATTCGCCGCATCACATTGATAGCGGCATCATGACCATCGAATAATGAGGCGGCCGTAACCACCCTGATCTTATGTTGGGCAACGTAAGGCTTAGGTTCTTGTATCTGCATGGGACTCCTATCTCTGGGGGTGTGCGAATATAGACAAAATGCCCTATTTTTTCAAGGGATACCCCACCCCCACAAGATGCAGGGGCGCACCTTACAACTCAGCCGCAGGAACACTCATATGCCTGGGAACCTGATCCAGGGCATCCGAAATATCATGTACCAGATCAACATAGTTTTCCACCCCTATGGATAAGCGGATCATCTTATCTGTGATTCCCATCCTTTGCTTCAGATCACGCTCAATACCGGCATGTGTCATCGATGCGGGATGTTGCGCAAGGGACTCCGTACCACCCAGGCTAACCGCCAGTTTGATCAGTCTTAAACTGTCCAGAAAAGCAAACGCTTCACGTTCTCCACCCCGGATATCGAAGGACAGCATGGCCCCGGCAGACAAACATTGGCGTTTGTAAACCTCAGCCTGTTTACCGCTTTTATCTTCGAGATGTCCCAGGTAATAGAGCCGTTCCACCATGGGGTGACCTTTAAGAAAATCAGCCACCTTGCGGGCATTGTTCGCCTGAGCTTCCATTCTTACTTTAAGCGTTTCCAGGCTTCGTAGCAAAAGCCAGCCGGTCCACGGTCCGGCCATGTTACCGAGGAAGGTCCTGAGCGTTTTCACACGCTGAATAAGGTCGTTGCTACCCAGGCATGCCCCGGCGATCACATCGCTATGCCCACCTATGTATTTCGTTGCGGAGTACAGAACAAGGTCCGCTCCATGGGCCAGGGGATGTTGCCAAAGAGGCCCCAGGTATGTGTTGTCAACGGCAACCAACACCTTCTTGTCTTTATTTGAAGCCTTTTTTGCAAGAGCAGCATATGC is a window encoding:
- a CDS encoding methylmalonyl-CoA mutase family protein — encoded protein: MQIQEPKPYVAQHKIRVVTAASLFDGHDAAINVMRRIIQASGVEVIHLGHDRSVQEVVDCAIQEDANAIAMTSYQGGHMEYFKYMYDLLKERGCGHIRIFGGGGGTILPDEIKELQDYGIARIYHPDDGRELGLQGMINDLLKQSDFGTGINLNGEATRITDKKQADLARLISAAENHHDKHEKILAGISKKAKESGVPVLGITGTGGAGKSSLIDEVVRRFLIDFPEKHIGIISVDPSKRKTGGALLGDRIRMNSIFNERCYMRSLATRQSNLAVSKHVQEAVDILKASEFDLVILETSGIGQSDTEIVDHCDVSLYVMTPEYGAASQLEKIDMLDFADVISLNKFDKRGSGDALRDVRKQYKRNRKLFEMKDEDVPVFGTIASQFNDSGTNALYMKLMTVIAERTGADLVSSFEGAVGDSEKIHVIPPSRTRYLSEISETVRKYNQWTGKQKDIAQKLYGITLAIQSLSGESTDPVPKEKGELPADAKGAIKELKEQYLLLLDKLDPKNLTLLKDWPGKVQKYAGDTYSYKVRDKEVKVQTSSQSLSHQRIPKISLPKYEAWGDLLRWNLQENVPGEFPFTAGVFPFKREGEDPTRMFAGEGGPERTNKRFHYVSLGMPAKRLSTAFDSVTLYGRDPGERPDIYGKIGNSGVSICCLDDAKKLYSGFDLCDPKTSVSMTINGPAPMLLAFFLNAAIDQQCEKYILENNLTDEVRKKISEIYKGRNRPQYHGESNIKGQTPEYLADSVKGGLPEGNDGLGLLLLGVTGDQVLPEKVYEECRVRALTSVRGTVQADILKEDQAQNTCIFSTEFALKLMGDVQSYFIEHQVRNFYSVSISGYHIAEAGANPITQLAFTLANGFTYVEYYLSRGMDISAFAPNLSFFFSNGIDPEYAVIGRVARRIWAKAMRDKYEADERSQKLKYHIQTSGRSLHAQEIAFNDIRTTLQALYAIYDNCNSLHTNAYDEAITTPTEESVRRAMAIQLIINHELGLAKNENPIQGSFIIEELTDLVEEAVMAEFDRITERGGVLGAMETMYQRGKIQEESLYYETLKHTGDLPLIGVNTFLSNEGSPTITPGEVIRATETEKQVQIQTVADLHDAKKDSSSAALDKVQETALHSGNVFASLMDAVKACSLGQITEGLFEVGGQYRRNM
- a CDS encoding cystathionine gamma-synthase family protein codes for the protein MKKQRKAQAPESLMMSYGYDPQLSEGSIKCPIFQTSTFVFRNAAQGKAFFELAYGLREREEFEQPGLIYSRLNNPDLEILENRLALWDDAEDCAVFESGMSAITTCLMEFLNPGDLLLYSNPVYGGSEHFIREVLTRYGIEVMGFMPDDDPETLWAELQASGKSEKLAMVYLETPANPTNDLIDIQAYAALAKKASNKDKKVLVAVDNTYLGPLWQHPLAHGADLVLYSATKYIGGHSDVIAGACLGSNDLIQRVKTLRTFLGNMAGPWTGWLLLRSLETLKVRMEAQANNARKVADFLKGHPMVERLYYLGHLEDKSGKQAEVYKRQCLSAGAMLSFDIRGGEREAFAFLDSLRLIKLAVSLGGTESLAQHPASMTHAGIERDLKQRMGITDKMIRLSIGVENYVDLVHDISDALDQVPRHMSVPAAEL